ACAAATATAGATTATGTTTTCCCAAGCTGGGGGATACTATATACCTGTCTTGGAGTTCTACCAAAGTCTGGCTCTGAAACACTTCTATTAGCCATTTTCATTCTATTACCATCAGCTGTCCAATCGCTTATGGGCTCCATTGAAGCGGAAGGCATTAGTGATGACATGGCCATTGTTGACTGACTAGTTGATACTCTAGGGCCGGTTGGCTGTTGATAATGTTCGTTACCTGGGACACTTCCTTGTGATGTTGAAGGAGCAGGTGGCGGTAAACCCCCAACAACGCGATGTGCAGTACTGTCAAAAAAGTTGAGCAATTTGCCAACTAATTTTCCAGGAGCCAAATTTGCGGTGTATCCACCCTGCAAATAGAATGTACATTCAGAGGAATCAGCACTAATAGCTTAAAAGTCACGAGGATACAAATAATAGGACTAAGTACCTGTTGATGAGTTCTGATCCTCTCCTCAAGAGATAATACTAACTGTTTCCATGTTTCTACTTCGGGTACTCGACCAGTCTTCAGAGACTTCAATACCGCTTGACAGTATCTGAACTAAGCTCAccacgttaaaaaaataaaaatgaaggcAAAATTGCATAAagcatcaaattgaaacaatttcTACTTACTTCAAAGAGTCTGAAACCTTCCCCACTTCAGCTAGCATGTGTGCATATATGAGTTTATATGGTTGAAATGGCAGCAGGATAAACTGAGAGTTTCCGAGCACCTTGGAATATTCATATAACTCGGTCCTCTGCCAAATACCCATCAGGTCTGTTCAGTATGAATTTGCCATAAAGCATAATTTACTAGAAATTGTTGTAAAGGGATAATTAGCTTTTTTTCTGAGCTAAGGCCAGTAAAAAGGATACTAAGGTGGACAACTACATCAACATCTGAGCTTAGGTtaatcaaagcaaaaacaacaaataataagGGTGAATCAGACATATGGCCATTACTTAAACAATCCCAAATGACAGTGGTAAGCTgcccaacaagaaaaaaaatcagaccaCCAGGAACCATGCATATACACATAATAAAATGAGTCACCCTGCATTCTCCAGGAAAGTTAAACCATCTTGCAACCACTAGAATGGCAGAACCAATAGATTTACAAAATGTAAAGCCTGCTCCAAGCAACAGagaatgcaaaaacaaaaatttccaaaaCTTCAAGAAAGAGACaaccatgagtgctaagttggAATCTTAAAGCACCTGAATAGCCTCGGGACTAGCATAGGTTCGAGGAAATTTCCAGTGATCTGCTCCAATTAGACACAGTCTGGCACTGTCTGAGTATGACTCGAAGTTTGCTTCAGCAACTAAATAGCAGATGTGTGCAGCAGTAATCTGAAACAGGACTCATCTTAACtttaggaattaaaaaaaaaaaagaaaaaagaaaaaaaaaatgtaaaggatATAAACTACAAAACGTCATATAGTACCTCACTTCTTTCCTTCCACAGGCAATCTCCAAGATGAATAATTACAAGTTCATCATCTTTTGTTCTATTTGCAGCTATTACGGCCAAATTTTCTTCCCAGTCATCAAGCATACAATTGGCCCCAATCTATAGTTTCACCACAAAAATAATAGGTTGAGTGTCTAATGCAGAGATGCTAACAGAAAAATTTGGTAAAATCTAGAAAGATGCCAACAAGCCAGATCAAGGGTTTGAGCTCTAGGGATCCAAGATCATGTGAATCCTCCCTAGCTTCAGGAATACCTGTATTGGTGTGTCAAAGAGATGAAATATAACAGGAATATCAAGGTGATCCAAAAAAGTGTTTGCCTCTTTTAGCTTGTATTTTATATAAAACCTCTACCTTGCTGCAGTGTcacatttcttttcttatatacTAGAGTATAGCATTGCCCATACTACAGTTTATaacaacttaataaaaaatgaaaatgaaaatgaaaacaagttAATGTAGCAACAATCTATTACAATAGATGGTTCTTAAGTTGATAGTCACCTGTGCAGGCTGTTGATGCAGATTGACATCGCCTGGAAGACCAGGATCACCTGTGCTGTATGAAGAAAACACCTCTGCTGGTTGCCCTGCAATTAGCAGGCATAAAGTCCGGAGAGGTGATCCGGCAACCAGCTGCCGAAGAGCCATTTGCTTTACAGTATCAACATAGAACTGCATTGGTTCGAGACAGCACCCCCAATCCGGAGAATAAAGAGAATAAAAGGTGAGAAGATGTGAGATCAGTATATAACTACTAACTCACAACTTCACAAACACAAGCATCTGGATAGATTGAAATGGACAACAAACCTGATCACCAAGCTGTGAAGCAAGCACAAGTGCAGGTCCCCACAACTGACCTTCTTGTGCACATTGTAGAGCCTCTCTCTTTCGACCAGATACCAGAAGATTTTGTACCTCAGAAGCAGTTGCCTGAAAGCACACCAAAATCTGttacaaaatgataaaattgaCAAATACAAAAGTGGGAGGAAAGCAAAGCAACCTATTGAATACCTTTATTTGTCCATCAGAAGGCAACTTCTGCAAGCAGTGGCTAAGAGCACCATACTCGCCGAACTGAGCACCATTCCTCTTAGCAGATGCAAAAAGTTTAGCAACTGCTGATTCTGGAGAATCATTTTCCTATTGAGAATAAAAGGCTATTAGATTACAAAATGCCATATCAATGATATAGTAGATTGTTCTTAAAAGCATACAATCAGTTGGAAGGAAAAAACTAAGAACCCTCTTATGGGAAGATACGACTGAGGAAGGCAAGCCAACTCAAAAAGTTATCACAATAACAAGAAACACAACCTAAAATAATTCATTGAAACCTACAGCAACAGAAGTAACAATTAATTGCGATGTGCAAGAGAAATGGGAAGTCTGTGGACCACCTTCTTCTTTCATTGCGATGTGGCTTCCACCATTTGGAGTGCTTTTTTCAGTCGTTATGGGATGTCCTAGGTTATGCCTAGACTTCTTGTTGATTTGTATGACTCTTGGTGGCCCTGTGTTCCGGTGTGTTAAATGGTGCCTACGTGCCTCGTTTGGTGTTTGGTGTTTATAGatggaaatgaatgatagaaaCTTTGAGGACAAGGAGAGGActctgggaaaaaaaaaaaaattctttgttcTACAAAACATTGTATCAATGGACGGCGACATATGTGTCTCCTCTATCGTTTAgttatattaaatttgttttgctctttctagttaggtggtTCCTTTTGTATGCTTCTTGTATACTTAGGGACACCTTATGCTTTCAATGAAATTggcttattacttatcaaaaaaaaaaaaaaaattaattatccTGCTTCGGAAAGCATAAAAAAGAACATCATTGGTAAGTCGGTGTTTTAATATTCATACTTCAAGTAAACATGTTATAGGTGGTTTTCTTTCATGGTGCCTGAGCACCCCTAGAAATACAATGCCAGTTTTGCAGCCAAACTTTTTGCTAATAATTTATAACACAAGTGCCTTAATCCCATCTAATTGGGCTTGTCAACATGAATCATTTTACACCAATCAGGCCTATCTAGGGCCTTGTTCCTAGTTACTTCTCTAATAATCCAGTATTCTAGCATTAATAAatgcaataaaaagaaagaaagtgggCTTCAGCCTACATCATGCTaccagaagaaagaaaaaaggagaggaTGGGGGGCTAGGGCTAGGGCTATGGCAGGCATTTATGTCACAGAGATTACCCTGTAGGTTTATGGAGAATACTCTTATCACAGTGAGGCACTTGAATACTAAAGTATAGAGAAAATATGGAAGTACTGGAAGTATTTATGCCAAACCATACAGCAGTTATAAGAATGCACAAGCTAATAGAGGGCAGATTCAGTTTTTAAGTTCCGAAAGGATTGCCAAGagtatgaatttttaaaggccaCACGACAAGCAATTTTTAACACACAACAGATATAAGTCGCAAGGTTGTGGATAATTGGTCAATCTTGAAGGAGCTCGGCTAGCTAGGAAACACAAGTCAATAAGGCTTTATCacaattattatgattttctaCAAGAAGTGCagacataatatatataattgctcaTCAAGCCAAAAACAAGATGAAAGGAAAAAGTGTGATTTACCCTCAAAATAGTGTCAGCACCAAAAGGAGATCGAAATTTTCCATAATGTTGACAAGCTATCTTGAGCAATGAGAGAAGCAACCTCAATACTTCGCCTTTTCTATAATCCATGTCAGGTGATTCACACCCTGTAATCCTCTCATCAATCCATTTGTTCAAGTCTTTACTTGCAACACTCCCACCAACCAATGGACCTGGAAAAGATTGTTTGCACAAAGTATGAAAATAACCAGAGGCACCTGATCCAAGGCTGAAGGATCGGTGTTCCCCATGACAACTTCCAACAAGTTTAGAACAGAGATTGAGCCTCCTACAGGATCCTTCACATAAAATAAAGATACGTGATTAGCCCTTTCATAATATTGATATCAAATCGTTCCATTTGGCTACTTCTCTGAGAGAAAGAATAGTGGAATTGAAAGCAAAAATATTCACTCAAGAAAGCCTTATACAGAGATTTgatttttcaacaaattataacaaaacaaGAGTCTTCCGGCAGGGGGCAGGGGGCAGGGGGCCGCACATCATAAAAACATAGGACAACATCATAAATATATTCTTCTTTCCTAATCTCAGTATTTTGGCAACCAAATGGAGCATTAAAGAAAAGTAGAAGATTCCAAGGCCCAACCTGGCTTCCATACGACGAGGTACTGAGAGGACTATTATCTTTCATTACAATGAGTTTTCCACCAAAACCGAAAGTTACCAGGGCATGTGGAGGACGCCCAGCAGATGATCTTCCTACATTGGGAGCATAAGAAGTCTGATGCCCATTCTCAAAAGATTGCTGGGAATAACCAACGGTTTTCTGACTGCCAAAATAATCGTTCGagaattttgtttgtttatttggctTCAGATTTGGCTGACTAAACTGCTGATTAAAGTTCCCATCAGGGACAAAGCTTTTAAATTCAAAAGTCCCATTAGCCTGACCATGACTCTGGCTCCCTCCGTTGTAAATTGAAACTGCTCCGAAGGAATTGAAAGGCTCCTGTTGATCAATGTTTACAGAAGCCTTAGAACTATAAGAATTATCAAATTGCTGGTTTCCACCCAAAGTCAAAAAAGCCTCACTCTTCGGAACAGTTTCAGTTGCCCACGTACTCAGATCCTGCTGATTATTATTGCTATAAGCCCCGGCCCAGCTTCCATCTTGGCCTTGGCTACCAAAACCTTGAGACGCATAATTGTCAGCTTGCCCATACTCACCATATAAGCTATCATTCATCTGATTAAAACTACCAGGTGAAACAAACCCATTTtgatgctgctgctgctgatcTTGGGTCAGAGCCGTTGATTGAATGGACGAATTGTATGTGTCCAATGTGCGCCACTCTTGCACAATTGTGTCATAATACCAACCGGGGTACTGAGGATCAAACACCATATGATCCGGGTACCCATTATTCCCTTGCGAAAATACACTCTCGGTCGTGCTAGTTTCAGTCACAGTTCCCACAACAGACTGAGCAGCCTGCTGCATGTAAGAAACCTCTGTTTTCCTATCAGAAACAGCACCCCAATCACTGGCCGAATCATGAACATCTGCCACCGCTGTTGCATCATAACCATCCACTTGATACCATTGCCCGGTATTCTGGTCATACTTCCACCCCGGATAGAGATTATCCCAATACTGACTACTATTTAAATCCTGCACATTCGTACTTTGTTCAAGGGACGCACCATAAACTTGACCCTCCTGATAATTTGCATAATTAACCGAATTATTCACACCATCAGCTACACATTCACCCTTGGCCGACTCAATTTTCGCTTCCTTATTCAACTTATCGCCCTCATTCCCCGGGAGATCACCGGAACCGCCTCCCAATTCACTGAAAAAATCTGAGTAGGAACCGACCCGTTTGTTGCCATTCTGTGCCGAATCCGAGTCCGCGTGAAACGAATTCCACCCAACCTCCTTAACCGCCAACCCCCCGGATCCACTGCTCTTGCTCACAGATGAATCCGACGGGAATTCAGATCCTATCCCATTATTACTGGACTCCAATACGCTATCACATCCAATCGAATTCGACGAAACCAACGAATTCCTCTCCTCCGAGTGAGCGCCCACCGACTCTGCCCCGGCATCCACGCAGTCCTTTTCTCCTTCCGCTCCGAAATCGTCAAATGCATGTCCACCTTCACCGACGCTCAGATTCGCGAACGCCTTCGCGTCATCGGAATCGCTGCCGTCAGCCAACGGGGGGTTTGATCCCGTGGTGGCCGGGGGACCGAACTCATCGTCGACCAGTTTATCGAAGAAATCCTCGTCCGTCTGATCCTCCACCTGAAATGGAGGATTCGAAGCCATTTCCGAAGCCCTAATACTTCACGATCCCACTTAAATTCGCACAAGTCACCCCCAATTATCGACACTTCCTCactaaattacaatttttctgATCCGACAGCTCGAAATTCGAGTTGTGACGTTGCAAACTCCTCGAGATCCGACACcacaaatcacaattttacCTCAAAATCACTGTCTCCCAAAACCCAATAAATGAATCGAAGGTATATAACCCTTAGACGAACAAGATCTAGGGCTTCTGAGTTCGTTACAACCCTAGAACCAGAAATAAAGCAACATACACCAAAATTTTACGAATTTCGTCTTCAATTCGACGCATTGAGTTGAAGCATAActaaataatttaacaaaaccTAAGTTAACTTACAGATCCAGAGGAGGAATAGCAAAAACAAACATGAACGAgaggagagagacagagagagagtcTATGAGCCCCCAAAATCGCACCCACCGAGAACCTCGTCTATTGAATTTTAggtttatttctttatgtttttcagtttttctctatttttttctctgtgtttttctttttttctttttttctttttttttttttaccgccAGAAATGTTTGGTGAAGCTGTGTGTATACGTGGGGCTGTGCATGCGATTGCTTTGTTGCACtcaatttttccttcttccacACCACTACAGAATAATCTGGTTCCCCATCATTTTGCTCTGGTCCTCTGGAATAGAAATATGACGTGGTTCCTCTaagaaaatgtgtttttaaaatcgtaaattcgcacttttttaaataagtactTTCTAACATGTTTattgaaatcgcagatttttcttttaaaaaaattaaatgttttttaaattgcaatgccaaacgTTTTACGTTTTGCTATATCTTTTTAAAATAGagattattcttacgaaatcgcaGTCCAAAATAAACCCTTAGTATCATGTAGGAAGAATTGTGTATTTGAAAGTGTGGGTATGAGAAGTCtgtgtagcatttctttttGAAGAATAATTTAAATGAGAACAAGTTTATTTTATGACCCAATAATGTCAATCGCActtttttgtaaaatgaaaataacttcTTTTCTTTGGTCTATATGGGCCCTTTCTCTTGCAGCCCAATAGGCCCATTGGGTCGTCCATCAGAAGGCCTTAGCCTCAAACCCTCCCTATAGTAGCTTCCCAGAAGTACTTCACTCTTCATGGCTAGTTCTTTCTCAGTGATTGTGAAGGACCACCTTATAAAGGAACCTAGCCTTATTATGAATGAGGTGTTTTAATTTTGGTAGTGGTGAATTTAAGGGGCATTAATGCTTGTCTATCCAATGGTTCTTTGTTCATGGAGGGGATTAGGCCTACAGAAGAGAGGAATCTTAATGACCTTAAAAGTAATAGGTGGAATATCATAGGCTTTGGTGTGGCAATTGAATTGAAAGTCTTTGGTAGCATTTAATAGTATTACTTTCAGCTATACTATTTTCTAACATCGGTATTGGAAGCTCCAAGAATACTTCACTCCTATGGCTAGTTCATCCTCTTTGATTGTGAATGGACTGCCTAATAAGGGTACCTAGCCTTACCGTGAGGAGTTATGTTTTGGTGTGGCAAATTGAAGGGACATTAATGCTAGTCCGTTAAATGGTTAAGTGTATGTTAGAGCATACATGGGTTGTCTCACATTGCTCAAGTGTAGAGAAAGTTCGGCTATTGGCTTATATAAATAAGCATCCTCTTATTTATTCAATAACTCAATAAAAACGAGATGTAGCCTATGATGTGTGAATATATGCTatatgccgaaccaccttaatctctgtgtctttctctctttcatttctttattattattccgTATTATGTGTTTCTATAGGAAGTAACCGGTGCTACAAGGAGGAGGACAATTCGATTCTACAACCCAAACCTTACAGAAAGAGAGGTGTAGAAGAGACGTACAGTAGCAAAAATCGAAAAATGCCTCATCTTGAGGTGTTTGATAGTATGGTCGATCCAGTGGAGTAGTGGACGAGAAAGTGATGCGACACGGGAAGCATGgataaaataagagaaagaacTCTGTTATCAATTCTATAGAGGACACAAACTAGGAATAgcttaaagaataaaaaaacacggaaatttttgtattttctcaaatattCATTATCAAAGTTGTAAACTATTTTCTACATACTATGAGCTctctttaaatagaaaatacaaagcttttaaaagagaaaatctaAATAAAGATAATTCCTCAACTAttgctaattaataatattctAACTATAGATACTAAAACCTAATAAGCAACTAAATCACCTaagaaggaaaatattataaaatcttaagtttgaaagtaataaaaataaacaaaagatggGAAAATCATAACCTAAAATAGAAAATCGTGTCAACCAATGAATCAGCAGTGATCATGACAGAATCTTCCTTCTATACTTCTACTGTCTGAATCCAAACAAAAATCTCCTCAAACAGCACTTTCCCAATAtgttctttgttatttttcttaattcacatgtcaaaaaaaaaaaaacaccgaaaatatggataaatgtcGTCCTACATCGGAAAAGTACTAAGGATTAGATCATGAAAATCACTTTGAGACTTGGAAAATCAGGCCCTAGCCAATGGGAGACTAGATGGCCACCCCAAAAACCACTTAGCCCATCTTCATCGACCAACATGCTCATCGTAGCCATACATACACGTGTTCAACCCTTCACCTTCTCAACGATCCTCCATAAGTAGAGGAAGTCCCAAAGGCCCATCACATAATCTCATTTAGTAGCAAAGCCATGAATTTATATTAGTAGGGGCGGATCTAAAATAATCAAatgcaatgaatttttttttttttttttgttctctttatagACTATGtttttattcttctatatataaCAAAGTGGCTATGCAAACGAAAAGAGTAATTTTGTTTGATTGATGAAATGACTTTTTGGCGCTTGATTGATTTATTGACTCAATTAATTTGATAAAGAATAAAGGATTTTATCATAGGTTATTTCGTCATTTCACATgccttttaaaataattggaaAGCCTTCTCTACAGCCACGTGTCTATGCAAACgaaaacaataattttgtttGATTGATGAAATGACTCTTTTGCCCTTGATTGATTTATTGACTCAATTGGTTTGATAAGGAATAAATGATTTTATCACATGTTAATTTGTCATTTCGCAGGGCCAAAAAGATGCGAGTCCTTTCGTACCTATATAGTTTAGCTCTTCTTAAATGGGGAGGAGTTGAACGAAAGGAGAGGCAAATGGAGCAATTCCGCACCACTTTGAAGGAATGTTTTTTGAGTGATTTGGGGTATAATGGGTCAAAATTCACTTGGACCAACGCAAGGGAGGATGGTGGTTTCATAAAGGAGCGCCTGGATCGGGCTTTAGCTAATAACGAGTGCTGCTCAAATTTCCAAGAAAGGGAAGTACAAGTGTTGGCAGCGCGCTCTTCAGATCACTTACCGCTATTGATCATAATTGGGGGATATAGAGAGGAGAGGTACCACTCGTCAAAAGGGTTCAGGTTCAATGCAAAATGGATGTTGGAGGAAGACTTTCATGGGGTTGTACAGGGAGCTTGGAATAAGGGAAGCAACCATGGGAATGGGATGGCCGTTGTAACAAACAACTTGTTAAATTGTAGGAATACATTACTACAATGGAGCAAGAAGTTTGGTTCTACAGAGaggaatttgaagaaaaagacgTCCCAGTTAGAAAAGCTCCAACAATACGAGAGACCCCAGAATCAATCTGAGATCAAAATGCTCTAAAAGGAGATAGCTCTAATGCTAGAATAGAAGGATCTAAAGTGGAAACAAAGGGCAAAACAGGCTTGGTTTCAAAATGGGGACCGAAACACATCATACTTCCATGAATGGGCCAaccagagaagaaaagaaaataaaattacccAAATCAAGGATGAGGCATGGGGTGTTTGGAAGACAACGCATGAAGTCAGCGAGGCTTTCGTCCA
This genomic interval from Corylus avellana chromosome ca3, CavTom2PMs-1.0 contains the following:
- the LOC132173440 gene encoding LOW QUALITY PROTEIN: protein transport protein SEC16B homolog (The sequence of the model RefSeq protein was modified relative to this genomic sequence to represent the inferred CDS: inserted 1 base in 1 codon), translated to MASNPPFQVEDQTDEDFFDKLVDDEFGPPATTGSNPPLADGSDSDDAKAFANLSVGEGGHAFDDFGAEGEKDCVDAGAESVGAHSEERNSLVSSNSIGCDSVLESSNNGIGSEFPSDSSVSKSSGSGGLAVKEVGWNSFHADSDSAQNGNKRVGSYSDFFSELGGGSGDLPGNEGDKLNKEAKIESAKGECVADGVNNSVNYANYQEGQVYGASLEQSTNVQDLNSSQYWDNLYPGWKYDQNTGQWYQVDGYDATAVADVHDSASDWGAVSDRKTEVSYMQQAAQSVVGTVTETSTTESVFSQGNNGYPDHMVFDPQYPGWYYDTIVQEWRTLDTYNSSIQSTALTQDQQQQHQNGFVSPGSFNQMNDSLYGEYGQADNYASQGFGSQGQDGSWAGAYSNNNQQDLSTWATETVPKSEAFLTLGGNQQFDNSYSSKASVNIDQQEPFNSFGAVSIYNGGSQSHGQANGTFEFKSFVPDGNFNQQFSQPNLKPNKQTKFSNDYFGSQKTVGYSQQSFENGHQTSYAPNVGRSSAGRPPHALVTFGFGGKLIVMKDNSPLSTSSYGSQDPVGGSISVLNLLEVVMGNTDPSALDXGASGYFHTLCKQSFPGPLVGGSVASKDLNKWIDERITGCESPDMDYRKGEVLRLLLSLLKIACQHYGKFRSPFGADTILRENDSPESAVAKLFASAKRNGAQFGEYGALSHCLQKLPSDGQIKATASEVQNLLVSGRKREALQCAQEGQLWGPALVLASQLGDQFYVDTVKQMALRQLVAGSPLRTLCLLIAGQPAEVFSSYSTGDPGLPGDVNLHQQPAQIGANCMLDDWEENLAVIAANRTKDDELVIIHLGDCLWKERSEITAAHICYLVAEANFESYSDSARLCLIGADHWKFPRTYASPEAIQRTELYEYSKVLGNSQFILLPFQPYKLIYAHMLAEVGKVSDSLKYCQAVLKSLKTGRVPEVETWKQLVLSLEERIRTHQQGGYTANLAPGKLVGKLLNFFDSTAHRVVGGLPPPAPSTSQGSVPGNEHYQQPTGPRVSTSQSTMAMSSLMPSASMEPISDWTADGNRMKMANRSVSEPDFGRTPRQDQVDSSKEMTSTNEQGKASAGASRFAPFGFGSQLLQKTVGLVMRPRSGRQAKLGEKNKFYYDEKLKRWVEEGVEPPAEEAALPPPPPTTAAFQNGMSDYNLKSALQKEGIPTNQSLDYRSPTPSEHSSGIPSIPSSSNQFSARGRMGVRSRYVDTFNQGGGKPATLFQSPSVQSVKPSVSANAKFFIPAPASSGGEETMGAIAENGQEETTTNEDPSTSIRNDSFQSPVPPSSMTIQRFPSMGSVPGKGAVTNGMVPLSSHSRRTASWGGSLSDPFSPPNAAEIKPLGEALGMPPSSFMPNDPTLMRMPMSGGSFGDDLHEVEL